One Candidatus Nitrososphaera evergladensis SR1 genomic window carries:
- a CDS encoding GTPase produces the protein MDHHQRAKDNLPVVSLVGYTSCGKSTLFNLLTEEHRETSSSLFTTLSTTTQAFRVGGTVSNDILLTDTVGFISRLPTYMIDAFKSTLEESLTAALVLLLIDASEDMRSIRIKYITCMNILKELKANGSKVLVVFTKCDKVMGSEEAISQIADDLGVQDAMAISAKTGYGIHKLKSIIVQLSSRKKD, from the coding sequence CTGGACCACCATCAGAGGGCAAAGGACAACCTTCCCGTTGTATCTCTGGTAGGGTACACGAGCTGTGGCAAGAGCACACTTTTCAACTTGCTTACGGAAGAACATAGGGAGACTTCGAGCAGTCTATTCACGACACTTTCTACTACCACCCAGGCATTCCGGGTTGGCGGCACCGTCAGCAATGACATTTTGCTCACAGATACAGTCGGCTTCATCAGCAGGCTTCCGACGTACATGATAGACGCTTTCAAATCGACCCTTGAGGAATCGCTGACAGCCGCACTGGTGCTTCTTTTGATAGATGCATCGGAGGACATGCGAAGCATTCGTATAAAGTACATCACATGCATGAATATTCTGAAAGAGCTGAAAGCGAATGGGTCCAAGGTTCTAGTGGTCTTTACAAAGTGCGACAAGGTGATGGGTTCTGAAGAGGCAATATCACAAATTGCAGATGACCTCGGAGTGCAGGACGCAATGGCAATATCGGCCAAAACAGGGTACGGCATACACAAACTGAAATCAATTATTGTACAGCTGTCAAGTAGGAAAAAAGATTGA
- a CDS encoding YqaA family protein: MIVDQYLQYVQEIISKLATNPIFIEFGLTGLFVNSVLASTALPLPIEIAVSALLAAGQDKFLVFLTLAAGTVAGGFLSYFIGKSGDKVFRFLKPKSQEENKQNKKSHEILTKYGWLALVAAPWIPVFGDIIIMIAGAKSYDFRKFTIAMTAGKIVKAVATVYFIGLITTRLFG, from the coding sequence GTGATTGTTGACCAATATCTCCAGTATGTGCAGGAAATAATTAGCAAGCTTGCAACCAATCCAATCTTTATAGAATTTGGCCTTACAGGGCTTTTCGTCAATAGCGTGCTTGCGTCTACTGCTTTGCCTCTCCCAATAGAGATTGCAGTATCGGCTCTTTTGGCAGCAGGTCAGGACAAGTTCCTAGTTTTCCTTACTCTGGCTGCGGGTACTGTTGCTGGAGGATTTCTCAGCTACTTTATCGGCAAGTCAGGAGACAAAGTATTTCGCTTCTTGAAACCCAAGAGCCAAGAGGAAAACAAGCAGAATAAAAAGAGTCATGAAATATTAACAAAGTACGGATGGCTTGCTTTGGTTGCAGCCCCGTGGATTCCTGTCTTTGGCGATATTATAATCATGATAGCAGGAGCAAAGAGCTATGATTTTCGCAAGTTTACGATAGCAATGACAGCCGGCAAAATCGTCAAGGCTGTCGCCACAGTATATTTTATCGGTTTGATTACAACAAGGCTGTTTGGATGA
- a CDS encoding sulfide-dependent adenosine diphosphate thiazole synthase, with product MAKIFSDASEKEITRTIAQMFNETMNEFVDSDVIIIGAGPAGLTAGRDLAKAGVRTLIVEQNNYIGGGYWVGGYMMNPVTVRAPAQKLWDEIGVPYRKISDGLYATWGPHACSKLIASACDAGVRFLQLTKFDDLVLKNKRVAGVVVNWMPVSALPRNITCVDPVALESKLVIDASGHDSVAVKRLMDRGYVKWKGMDPMWVEGSEDNVVNFTGEVFPGLIAAGMSVTETHGLPRMGPTFGAMLFSGKKAAEVALGKLKEMPNPPKISSGGRK from the coding sequence ATGGCCAAGATATTCTCAGACGCTAGCGAGAAAGAGATCACGAGGACGATTGCCCAGATGTTTAACGAGACCATGAACGAGTTTGTCGATTCTGATGTCATTATCATCGGCGCAGGACCCGCAGGTCTTACCGCAGGCCGCGACCTTGCCAAGGCGGGGGTGCGCACCCTGATAGTAGAGCAGAACAACTACATCGGAGGCGGCTACTGGGTGGGCGGATACATGATGAATCCCGTCACCGTGAGGGCACCGGCGCAAAAGCTCTGGGACGAGATTGGCGTGCCATACAGAAAGATTAGCGACGGCCTTTATGCAACGTGGGGCCCGCACGCATGTTCTAAACTGATAGCGTCTGCATGTGATGCAGGAGTAAGGTTCCTCCAGCTTACAAAATTTGACGACCTTGTGCTCAAGAACAAGCGCGTCGCCGGCGTGGTAGTGAACTGGATGCCAGTTTCCGCGCTTCCAAGGAACATCACGTGCGTGGACCCGGTTGCCCTTGAAAGCAAGCTGGTGATCGACGCGTCCGGCCACGACTCTGTGGCAGTAAAGCGCTTGATGGACCGCGGATATGTCAAGTGGAAGGGCATGGACCCGATGTGGGTTGAGGGAAGCGAGGACAACGTAGTCAACTTTACCGGCGAGGTGTTTCCAGGCCTCATTGCGGCAGGCATGTCAGTCACTGAGACGCACGGCCTTCCGAGGATGGGTCCGACCTTTGGAGCGATGCTCTTCTCTGGCAAAAAGGCGGCAGAAGTGGCGCTTGGCAAGCTGAAGGAGATGCCAAACCCGCCGAAAATAAGCTCGGGCGGGCGCAAGTAA
- a CDS encoding winged helix-turn-helix domain-containing protein, whose protein sequence is MSRKNIMKNRSVHQILSAMLEEAEGGEVNQTMIMYKSFVSLQQLKQYLAILIDNGMLEYAAETRLYRTTEKGRAFRKAYDEVAGALRPKESRLR, encoded by the coding sequence ATGAGTCGAAAAAATATAATGAAAAATAGAAGTGTACACCAAATTCTTTCTGCTATGCTTGAAGAAGCAGAGGGCGGAGAGGTTAATCAGACAATGATAATGTACAAATCCTTTGTTTCACTACAGCAGCTAAAACAATATCTTGCAATTCTAATAGACAACGGCATGCTGGAATATGCAGCAGAAACAAGGTTGTACCGAACTACCGAAAAGGGTAGAGCCTTTCGTAAAGCATACGATGAAGTTGCTGGGGCGCTTAGGCCAAAAGAGAGTAGGCTCAGGTAG
- a CDS encoding Lrp/AsnC ligand binding domain-containing protein translates to MNCDIGSEKNVLDDMRAISGVSEATGVSGIYDIVAKLHTDSNDGIMGIVRKFHLIANVRSCLTMIVAGELDNWQSK, encoded by the coding sequence TTGAATTGCGATATTGGATCAGAAAAAAATGTATTGGATGATATGAGAGCAATTTCTGGCGTTTCTGAAGCTACAGGTGTTTCAGGAATCTATGACATAGTGGCCAAGCTTCACACCGATTCAAACGATGGAATAATGGGCATAGTTAGAAAGTTTCACCTCATCGCCAACGTCAGGTCATGCTTGACTATGATTGTCGCCGGAGAACTGGATAACTGGCAATCAAAGTGA